From Micromonospora auratinigra:
TCGCCATGTCGAGTACGGCCACCGCCGCCCCGCCGAGCACGGCGTAGAGTCCGGCCCCCGCGAGCGGGGCGAGCAGCCGCAGGCTCTCCCGCACCGTCCGCAGTAGCGCGTTGGCATCAGCCAACAGGTCAGCGGGGAGCAGGGTGGTGAGCAGGGCCGACTGGGCCGGTTCCACCACCAGGTGGAGACAGCCGTACAGCAGCATCACGGCGTAGATCAACGGCACCTGGTCGGGACCGTGGACCGCCAGCAGCGGCAGCAGGACCACCGCGCCGGCCAGGTTGGCCACCATCAGCAGCCGGCGACGCGGCATCCGGTCGACGAGCAGCCCCGCGAGCGGCGCGAGCAGTGCCGGGGCGGTGAAGAAGAGGAAGGTGAGTCCGGCAGCGCCGTCGCTGCCGGTCAACTCCTTCACCCAGATGCCGCAGGCCAGCCACATCGCGCTGTCACCGAGCAGGGAGAGAGTCTGCCCGGTGAGGTAGCGCCGGGCGCGCGGCTCAGCCAGCAGCCGTCGGGTCGACATCCGACACCTCCGGGGCCTGCACGGGATAGCCGAAGAGGAGCAGCTCGACCGGGAGCGCGCCGGCCGGGCGGGCATCAGGATCCGCGCGGCGGGCACCGGTCCGGGCGTAGAGGTCGTCGATCAACTTCTTGTAGTCGGCGGCGAATCCGGCGAGTTCCTCGGCCGTGAGGTGGAAGACGTGCTGGTCCCCGAAGGCCGCCGCGTACCACTCCTGAGGGTAGGTGGGGGCGTCGTCGACGAAGCGGCGCAGGCGCTGCACGTAGCGGTCGAGCAGCACCCGGTCGAGGGCCTGCGAGGCGCGCGTCCAGTCGGGGTCGTCGGGCCGAGCCGGCGCGTTCCAGCCACGGCGGGTCACCCGCCAGGGCCGGGCGCGGCCACGACCACCACCCGCCTCTTCCACGAAGCCGTACCGCGCCAGTTGCCGCAGGTGGAACGAGCAGGTGGTAGCGCTCTCCCCGATCAGTTCGCCGGCCTGGGTGGCGGTCAGCGGGCCGCCACCCAGAACCTCCAGCAGGGCCAGCCGTACGGGATGGCTGAGTGCCCGCAGTTCCCGGGCGTCGGTGAGGGTGCGGGGCGCGTCCGTCTCCATGCTTTCGAGATTAGTCTCTCGATAGCAATCTTTCGAGAGAAATCTCTTCAGATAGCGACCCGCAGACGCGACGAGGCCCCCGGCGGTCGCCGGGGGCCTCGTCGTTCCCTACTGCTTAGCGGTACGACCCGAAGTCGAAGTCGTCCAGCGGAACCGCCTGGCCGCTGGCCGGCCCGAAGCCGTAGTCGGTCTCCGGGTAGCCGGTCATCGAGTAGACCTTGGCCTTCGCCTCCTCGGTCGGCTCGACCCGGACGTTGCGGTACTTGCTGATGCCCGTACCGGCCGGGATGAGCTTACCGATGATCACGTTCTCCTTGAGACCGATCAGCGAGTCGCTGCGGGCGTGGATCGCCGCGTCCGTCAGCACCCGGGTGGTCTCCTGGAAGGAGGCCGCCGACAGCCAGGAGTCCGTGGCCAGCGAGGCCTTGGTGATACCCATCAGCACCGGGCGACCGGCGGCGGGCTCGCCACCCTCGCCGACGAGCCGGCGGTTCTCCGACTCGAACAGCGCCCGGTCGACCAGCACGCCCGGCAGGAACTCGGTCGAGCCGGAGTCGATGACCGTCACCCGCTTGAGCATCTGGCGGATGATGATCTCGATGTGCTTGTCGTGGATGAGCACACCCTGCGAGCGGTAGACCTCCTGGACCTCCTGGGTCAGGTGGACCTGGACCGCGCGCGGGCCGAGGATGCGCAGCAGCTCGTGCGGGTCGATGGTGCCCTCGGTGAGCTTCTCGCCGACCTCGACGTGGTCGCCGTCGTGCGCCCGCAGCTTGACCCGCTTCGAGATCTTGTCGTACACGATCTCGTCGCTGCCGTCGTCCGGGATCACGATGATCTTCCGCGACCGCTCGCCGTCCTCGATCCGGATCCGGCCGGGGGTGTCGGCGATGGGCGCCTTACCCTTCGGGACCCGGGCCTCGAAGATCTCCTGCACACGCGGCAGACCCTGGGTGATGTCCTCACCCGCGACACCACCGGTGTGGAAGGTACGCATCGTCAGCTGGGTACCCGGCTCACCGATGGACTGGGCGGCGATGATGCCGACGGCCTCACCGATGTCGACCGACTTGCCGGTCGGCAGCGAGCGGCCGTAGCAGGCCGCGCAGACGCCCAGCTTCGACTCGCAGGTGAGCACGCTGCGGACCCGGACGGTCTCCACGCCGGCCGCGACGATGTTGTCGACGCCGATCGAGTTGATGTCCTGGCCACGCTCGGCCACCACGGTGCCGTCCGGCCCCTTGATGTCGTCGGCGAGGGTACGGGCGTGCACGCTGGTCTCGGCGTGCGTGTGCACGACCAGCTTGCCGTCCAGCCGCTCACCGATCTGCATCGGGATGGCGCGGTCGGTGCCGCAGTCCTCCTCGCGGATGATGACGTCCTGCGAGACGTCCACCAGACGACGGGTCAGGTAACCCGAGTCGGCGGTACGCAGGGCGGTGTCCGCGAGACCCTTACGGGCACCGTGCGTGGAGATGAAGTACTCCAGCACGGAGAGACCCTCGCGGTACGACGCCTTGATCGGACGCGGGATGATCTCACCCTTGGGGTTGGCCACCAGACCACGGATCGCCGCGATCTGCCGGAGCTGGAGCAGGTTACCGCGGGCACCCGAGTTGATCATCTTCCACAGCGGGTTCTCCTGCGGCAGCGCGGTGTCCATCTCCTTGGCGACCTCGTTGGTCGCCTTGGTCCAGATCTCGATGAGTTCGCCGCGACGCTCCTCGGCGGTCATCAGACCACGCTGGTACTGCTTGTCGATCCGGTCGGCTTCCTTCTCGTACCGCTCCAGGATCTCCCGCTTGCGCGGCGGAGCGATGACGTCCTCCATGCCGATGGTGACGCCGGACCAGGTGGCCCAGTGGAAACCGGCCTCCTTGAGCCCGTCCAGGGTGGCCGCCAGGGCCACCTTCGGGAAGCGCTCGGCGAGGTCGTTGACGATCGCGGAGAGCTGGCCCTTGCGGATCTCGTAGTTCACGAAGCGGTAGCCCGGGGGCAGCGTCTCGTTGAACAGGACCCGGCCGAGCGTGGTCTCCACGGTCACCGGCTCGCCCTCGGTCCAGCCCTCGGGCGCGACCCACGGCTCGGCGCCGGCGCCGTTGTCGACCCCGACGATGTCCCGCAGCCGGATCTTGACCGGGGTCTGCAGGTGCAGCTCGCCGTTGTCGAACGCCATCCGCGCCTCGGCGTCCGAGCTGAACGCCCGGCCCTCGCCCGTGCCACCCGGGGTGAGGTGGGTGAGGTGGTAGAGACCGATGACCATGTCCTGGGTGGGCATGGTGACCGGCTTGCCGTCGGCCGGCTTGAGGATGTTGTTCGACGACAGCATCAGGATCCGCGCCTCGGCCTGGGCCTCGGCGGACAGCGGCACGTGCACCGCCATCTGGTCACCGTCGAAGTCGGCGTTGAACGCGGTGCAGACCAGCGGGTGGATCTGGATGGCCTTGCCCTCGACCAGCTGCGGCTCGAAGGCCTGGATGCCCAGTCGGTGCAGGGTGGGCGCCCGGTTCAGCAGGACCGGGTGCTCGCCGATGACCTCTTCCAGCACGTCCCACACGACCGGACGCTGCCGCTCGACCATCCGCTTGGCGGACTTGATGTTCTGCGCGTGGTTGAGGTCGACCAGGCGCTTCATCACGAACGGCT
This genomic window contains:
- a CDS encoding DNA-directed RNA polymerase subunit beta', translating into MLDVNFFDELRIGLATADDIRQWSHGEVKKPETINYRTLKPEKDGLFCEKIFGPQRDWECYCGKYKRVRFKGIICERCGVEVTRSKVRRERMGHIELAAPVTHIWYFKGVPSRLGYLLDLAPKDLEKIIYFASYVVTSVDAEARHRDLSTIENEILAEKRQSENSRDSEIEKRAAKLEADLAELEAEGAKADVRRKVKEGGEREMRQIRDRAQREIDRLDEVLDTFRKLEPKQLVTDELLYRELRDRFGEYFTGSMGAEAIKALVQNMDLEAEAENLRETIRSGKGQRKIRALKRLKVVAAFQNTRNSPLGMVLDCVPVIPPDLRPMVQLDGGRFATSDLNDLYRRVINRNNRLKRLIDLGAPEIIVNNEKRMLQEAVDALFDNGRRGRPVTGPGNRPLKSLSDMLKGKQGRFRQNLLGKRVDYSGRSVIVVGPKLKLHQCGLPKQMALELFKPFVMKRLVDLNHAQNIKSAKRMVERQRPVVWDVLEEVIGEHPVLLNRAPTLHRLGIQAFEPQLVEGKAIQIHPLVCTAFNADFDGDQMAVHVPLSAEAQAEARILMLSSNNILKPADGKPVTMPTQDMVIGLYHLTHLTPGGTGEGRAFSSDAEARMAFDNGELHLQTPVKIRLRDIVGVDNGAGAEPWVAPEGWTEGEPVTVETTLGRVLFNETLPPGYRFVNYEIRKGQLSAIVNDLAERFPKVALAATLDGLKEAGFHWATWSGVTIGMEDVIAPPRKREILERYEKEADRIDKQYQRGLMTAEERRGELIEIWTKATNEVAKEMDTALPQENPLWKMINSGARGNLLQLRQIAAIRGLVANPKGEIIPRPIKASYREGLSVLEYFISTHGARKGLADTALRTADSGYLTRRLVDVSQDVIIREEDCGTDRAIPMQIGERLDGKLVVHTHAETSVHARTLADDIKGPDGTVVAERGQDINSIGVDNIVAAGVETVRVRSVLTCESKLGVCAACYGRSLPTGKSVDIGEAVGIIAAQSIGEPGTQLTMRTFHTGGVAGEDITQGLPRVQEIFEARVPKGKAPIADTPGRIRIEDGERSRKIIVIPDDGSDEIVYDKISKRVKLRAHDGDHVEVGEKLTEGTIDPHELLRILGPRAVQVHLTQEVQEVYRSQGVLIHDKHIEIIIRQMLKRVTVIDSGSTEFLPGVLVDRALFESENRRLVGEGGEPAAGRPVLMGITKASLATDSWLSAASFQETTRVLTDAAIHARSDSLIGLKENVIIGKLIPAGTGISKYRNVRVEPTEEAKAKVYSMTGYPETDYGFGPASGQAVPLDDFDFGSYR
- a CDS encoding winged helix-turn-helix domain-containing protein; this encodes METDAPRTLTDARELRALSHPVRLALLEVLGGGPLTATQAGELIGESATTCSFHLRQLARYGFVEEAGGGRGRARPWRVTRRGWNAPARPDDPDWTRASQALDRVLLDRYVQRLRRFVDDAPTYPQEWYAAAFGDQHVFHLTAEELAGFAADYKKLIDDLYARTGARRADPDARPAGALPVELLLFGYPVQAPEVSDVDPTAAG